From one Pseudopipra pipra isolate bDixPip1 chromosome 2, bDixPip1.hap1, whole genome shotgun sequence genomic stretch:
- the LOC135409642 gene encoding basic proline-rich protein-like: MKYSVGILEPGTPPRSPPQPHRRARDRPGPPFPTGHSPHPARGGHGSSPALTCRLPPLPRLPVPGTPGSPRSPGPRRAWPAQPARPPLLLLRSFRRAPAAMRARPPRSRQAAGAEPLAGGVGAAPQPCERPRGIFRSFPPRSIAQAGRWEGRPEGPVFRRLPGRLSGQGPAPASPARPSVRGVTRGSRSSRAGGAAPVKGETALPPLRALLGARS; this comes from the coding sequence ATGAAATACTCAGTCGGCATTTTGGAACCCGGGACACCTCCCCGCTCTCCGCCGCAGCCACACCGAAGGGCCCGGGACAGGCCGGGGCCGCCATTCCCCACCGGCCACAGCCCTCACCCGGCCCGTGGTGGACACGGCTCCAGCCCCGCTCTCACCTGCCGGCTCCCACCGCTCCCGCGGCTCCCGGTTCCCGGCACTCCCGGCTCCCCGCGCAGCCCTGGGCCCCGTCGCGCGTGGCCGGCTCAGCCCGCCCggccgccgctgctgctgctgcgcaGCTTCCGGCGCGCTCCCGCCGCCATGcgggcccgcccgccccgctcccggcaGGCAGCGGGGGCGGAGCCGCTAGCGGGCGGGGTCGGGGCTGCGCCGCAGCCCTGCGAGCGGCCCCGGGGTATTTTCCGCTCCTTCCCGCCGCGCTCCATCGCTCAGGCGGGGCGGTGGGAGGGACGGCCTGAGGGGCCGGTCTTCCGCCGCCTCCCTGGGCGCCTGAGTGGGCAGGGCCCGGCACCTGCTTCCCCCGCCCGCCCCTCGGTCCGGGGGGTGACGCGGGGCAGCCGCAGCTCCCGGGCGGGAGGGGCGGCCCCGGTAAAGGGAGAGacggcgctgccgccgctccgCGCCTTGCTCGGGGCACGGAGTTGA